A genomic region of Palaemon carinicauda isolate YSFRI2023 chromosome 11, ASM3689809v2, whole genome shotgun sequence contains the following coding sequences:
- the LOC137649359 gene encoding uncharacterized protein has protein sequence MEKIALRGYLTSKPVNEYETVSVFIPYKSRLIIMDCIVVDELPEYTKKFNVKRNLKTLYKTKICLADKDFDLPVDKQAPIDMLVGVNNVYNILHPGFRKAGKLILLPTIFGYFVTGSCNAPPMQETHVTVLKLATNEELIEATHKFDSDIRNDLDILWNLDKVGIDCNELKEHDRKVLEDFESTILYSEMEKQYVVALPWKSNKPRLPSNFGMALGRVKQQCAKFQKDEAYLNHYQKILKDQEDRGFIERVDKNNSVENCHFLAHHSVQKDSATTPIRIVFDCSWRQGKNGLSLNDCLWTGPHITTDLLKVLLQFRTNNYACISDIEKAFLMVQLREEDRNYTRFLWLQDPTDPNSELIIYRFRVALFGATCSPFLLNATIKSHLAAVRKDSSCTEMVDMMKRGLYLDNLQFTSNSEDELINLFFGANKIFAQAHLYLKEWTSNSDLLNTVADAYRIK, from the coding sequence ATGGAAAAAATTGCCCTGAGGGGTTATTTGACAAGTAAACCTGTGAACGAGTATGAGACGGTGAGTGTTTTCATACCTTATAAGAGTAGATTGATTATTATGGATTGTATTGTGGTAGATGAGTTACCAGAGTATACTAAGAAATTCAACGTTAAACGAAATTTGAAAACGTTGTataaaaccaaaatttgtctagcgGACAAAGATTTCGATCTGCCTGTGGACAAGCAAGCACCCATTGATATGTTGGTAGGCGTTAATAATGTCTATAACATATTACACCCCGGATTCAGAAAAGCTGGGAAATTGATATTGTTACCTACCATATTTGGATATTTTGTGACAGGGTCCTGTAATGCTCCTCCAATGCAGGAAACCCACGTAACTGTGTTAAAGCTAGCAACTAACGAGGAATTAATTGAGGCTACTCataaatttgatagtgatataaggaatgatttggatattttgtggaatttagatAAAGTAGGTATTGACTGCAATGAATTGAAAGAACATGATAGAAAGGTTCTAGAAGACTTTGAAAGTACCATTCTATATTCTGAAATGGAGAAGCAATATGTTGTGGCCTTACCATGGAAGTCTAATAAGCCAAGGCTTCCATCCAATTTTGGCATGGCGTTGGGCCGGGTTAAACAACAATGTGCAAAATTTCAGAAAGATGAAGCCTACCTGAACCACTATCAAAAAATCCTGAAGGATCAGGAGGATAGGGGGTTCATTGAAAGGGTAGATAAAAACAATTCGGTTGAAAATTGTCATTTTCTAGCACATCATAGTGTACAGAAAGATAGTGCCACCACTCCAATCAGAATAGTTTTTGACTGTTCCTggagacaaggtaaaaatggattgagcCTTAATGACTGTCTGTGGACTGGACCACATATCACGACAGATTTGCTCAAGGTCTTATTGCAGTTCAGGACTAACAACTACGCCTGTATTAGTGATATAGAAAAAGCGTTTCTTATGGTGCAATTGAGAGAAGAAGACCGCAATTACACACGGTTTTTATGGTTGCAAGACCCAACGGATCCAAATAGCGAATTAATCATATATAGGTTTAGGGTAGCATTGTTTGGTGCTACGTGTTCTCCGTTTCTGTTGAATGCCACTATTAAATCACATCTGGCAGCTGTTAGAAAAGATTCGAGCTGTACTGAGATGGTGGATATGATGAAGAGGGGATTATACCTGGACAACCTTCAATTTACCTCCAACAGTGAAGAtgaattgataaatttattttttggcgcaaacaaaatatttgcgcAGGCGCACTTGTATTTAAAGGAATGGACTAGTAATAGTGATCTTTTGAATACTGTCGCGGATGCCTATCgaataaaataa
- the LOC137649360 gene encoding uncharacterized protein: MSDREALVRSRGGYKGVSTKWINRIDSAIAAGSVNTLSSIKDLIMKQMKTVHDLNEKILTLTTEEDRMKEVEEQAEYEVVIGEHWYRLINAITAISGNGSPGNPPTTPKSNVRLPKLDLPHFTGDVLEWKSFWELYNVSVHQRGDLELIQKFSYLQKSENLELNELYTILLHGKLPKSVSETLKRRCGDDWLVFDTFKKYLEEEIHNLRSFVSDVNKPKTLSTISTFTVNQSQSVRPERKGYVKKFSSQQTRKCALCEGEHWWTQCKTYASRDKKPSRLGVLRLCFMCASNKHFSVDCEKQICGNGCRLKDHRVLCDKQQTSEPSKSTTKSASKPNNNGVQVGTLSVRDQGQKSKQRSILPTATIVLKGKGRHLVRLRGLLDTCVERTFIRRSALKDIQYIF, encoded by the exons ATGTCGGATAGAGAAGCTTTGGTGAGGTCACGAGGTGGTTACAAGGGTGTAAGCACCAAATGGATAAATAGGATAGACTCTGCTATTGCTGCAGGTAGtgtcaatacattgtcttcaattaaagatttaattatgaaacaaatgaaGACTGTGCACGACCTGAATGAAAAGATATTAACCTTAACCACTGAAGAAGATCGAATGAAAGAGGTGGAAGAGCAAGCAGAATATGAAGTAGTAATTGGGGAACATTGGTATAGGTTGATCAATGCCATCACAGCAATATCAGGAAACGGTTCTCCTGGAAATCCTCCGACCACACCTAAGTCTAATGTTAGATTGCCGAAATTGGATCTCCCACATTTCACTGGAGATGTGTTGGAGTGGAAATCCTTTTGGGAATTATACAATGTGTCAGTACACCAGCGAGGGGATTTAGAACTAATTCAGAAATTCTCATATCTGCAAA AGAGTGAAAACCTGGAGTTGAATGAGCTCTACACTATTTTGCTTCATGGTAAGTTGcctaagagtgttagtgaaactTTAAAACGCAGATGTGGAGATGATTGGCTTGTATttgatacatttaagaaatatctaGAAGAAGAAATTCACAATCTAAGATCTTTCGTTTCGGATGTAAATAAACCTAAAACTCTATCAACAATATCTACGTTCACAGTGAATCAATCACAATCTGTTAGACCTGAGAGGAAAGGTTATGTGAAGAAATTTAGTTCTCAACAAACAAGAAAATGTGCGTTGTGTGAAGGCGAACACTGGTGGACACAGTGTAAAACTTATGCCAGTAGGGATAAGAAACCGAGTCGTCTCGGTGTTTTACGATTGTGTTTTATGTGTGCATCGAATAAGCACTTTAGTGTAGATTGTGAAAAGCAAATTTGTGGAAACGGATGCAGATTAAAAGATCATCGTGTATTATGTGATAAACAACAAACCAGCGAACCAAGTAAATCAACAACTAAATCAGCAAGtaaacctaataataatggtgtgcaAGTTGGAACACTTTCCGTAAGAGATCAGGGTCAGAAATCCAAGCAGAGGTCAATTTTACCAACAGCCACAATTGTGTTAAAGGGTAAAGGAAGACACTTGGTACGCCTTCGTGGATTATTGGACACTTGTGTGGAACGAACCTTTATCAGAAGGTCAGCACTTAAGGACATTCAGTATATATTCTAA